Part of the Candidatus Thiothrix putei genome, ATTCACGCAACGGTCAGAAAATGGGCGACTGGAAAATGGTCGACACCATGATCAAAGACGGTTTGTGGTGCGCCTTTAACGATTGCCACATGGGGATCACAGCGGAAAACATCGCCGCGCAATACGGTTTCAGCCGCGAAGCACAAGACGAATTCGCTGCCGGTTCACAGCAAAAAACCGAAGCGGCACAAAACGCAGGCGTGTTTGACAATGAAATCATCCCCGTGGTGATTCCACAGCGCAAAGGCGACCCACTGGTGTTTGCCAAGGATGAATTCCCCCGCGCTGGCACCACCGCTGCTTCTTTAGGCAAATTGCGCCCTGCATTCAAGAAAGACGGCTCAGTCACAGCGGGTAATGCCTCCGGGATTAACGACGGCGCGGCAGCGGTGATCGTGATGACAGCATCCAAAGCGGCTGAACTGGGCTTAACCCCGATGGCACGCATTGTGAGCTTCTCCAGCGCGGGCGTTGATCCGGCAATCATGGGTACTGGCCCTATCCCAGCCACCACCAAGTGCTTGGAAAAAGCAGGCTGGAGCGTGGCGGATCTCGACCTGATTGAAGCCAACGAAGCCTTTGCAGCACAAGCGATGTCGGTGAACGAAAGCCTCGGCTTTGACCTGAGCAAGGTGAATATCAGCGGCGGCGCGATTGCGCTGGGTCATCCGATTGGTGCTTCCGGCGCTCGTGTGCTGGTGACACTGCTGCACGGCATGAAGCGCACTGGCGCGAAAAAAGGTCTGGCAACACTGTGTATCGGTGGTGGTCAGGGTGTGGCAATGGCAGTTGAAGCGGTTTAAAGACCCCCCTTCCCCAGCCCTTCCCCCCCAAGGGGGGCAGGGAGTAAGAGACAAAATACATTACATTGAGGAGTATTGATTATGAGTAAAGTTGCACTGGTAACAGGCGGTACTGGCGGTATTGGTAACGCGATTTGCAAGCAGTTCGCTGCTGACGGCTACAAAGTTGTCACCACCTATTTCGAGCCGGAAGAGCAAGCCAAAGCATGGCAAGCCAAACAAGATTATGACGTTGCCATCTACCCTTGCGATGTCAGCAGTTATGACGATTGCGCCAAACTGAAAGAATCCGTGATTGCGGATTTCGGTCAGGTTGACATTATCGTTAACTGCGCGGGCATTACCCGTGACGCCACCTTCAAGAAAATTACCCCGGCGCATTGGGCTGCGGTCATGAAAACCAACTTGGATAGCGTCTTCAACGTGACGCACCAGTTCGTGAACGAAATGGCTGAACGTGGCTTTGGGCGCGTCATCAACATTTCTTCCATCAACGGTCAGAAAGGTCAGTTTGGTCAAACCAACTACAGCGCAGCAAAAGCCGGTGTACACGGTTTCACCATGGCACTGGCACAAGAAGTGGCACGTAAAGGTGTGACCATCAACACCTTATCACCGGGCTACATCGCCACTGAAATGGTTATGGCTATCGCGGAAGACGTGCGCAACAAAATCATCGCACAAATCCCGGTCGGTCGTTTGGGTACACCGGAAGAAATGGCGGCAATCGTTTCTTTCTTGGCATCCGACAACGCGGGCTTCATCACCGGTGCGAACATTTCTGCTAACGGCGGTCAGTTCATTCACTAAGATGAAAAGGGGCGTATGCAATACGCCCCTACCCCGCTATTCACCGCTTTTGTGCATTGCCGTCGTGTTTTTGTGTGCATAACAAAACGTTAACCTATAAAATCAGGCTTGATTTTATTTGTTTCATCACAGTAGCACCGACGAAGATCCTATGGCAGAAGAACGCATTATTAAGAAATACCCCAATCGCCGCTTGTACGACACCAACCAGAGTTGTTATATCACTTTGAGCGATGTCCGCGATTTGGTCTTGGCAGAAACCCCTTTCAAAGTCATCGACCGTCAATCTGGTGACGATATTACCCGCAGTATCCTGCTGCAAATCATTATGGAACAGGAATCAGGCGGGCAACCCTTGTTCAGCACCGACATTCTGGCGCAATTTATCCGCAATTACAGTGACGCGACCCGCAAGGGCTTTATGGAGTACATGGAGCAAAGCGTCGGGTTGTTTACCAGTCAGCAAACCGCGATGCAGGAACAGATGCACAAAGTACTCGCAGGCACGCCGCTGGATGCATGGATGAAAATCAGCGAGCAAAATATGGAAACCTGGAAAAAAATGCAGGAAAGCATTATGGGCAATTTACAGCCGAAAAAATAAAGCACTCCACGTTCCACAAGCTTGTCAACGCTTGCTCAAAACCTTTACGGCGGTAAACTGCACAAACCGTTGTCACCGTGAAGGTTTTCATGCGCCATTTTAGCCTACCGATTGCCCGTTACCGTTTAACATTGCGGGCGCTAACCCCGATTCAATTCCCTGCTTATGCTGGCTCGACTTGGCGTGGTGCGTTTGGTCATGCCTTGCGGCGCACGGTGTGTATTACCCGTGAGCCGGATTGTCGCCAGTGTTTGTTGTGGCGTTCCTGTGTTTACAGTCAGGTGTTTGAAACACCAGCGGGGCATGAGCCATTGCTGGAAAAGATTAATGCCGCCCCCCACCCTTACATTATGCAGCCGTTGGCAACGTCGGGGCGGCAGTATGCGCCGGGGGAGGTGTTGTCGCTGGAATTGAGTTTGCTGGGGGCGGCGATTGGGCATTTACCGTATTTAATCCACGCGATGCAGCAGGTGGGCGAACGCGGAATCGGTAAGGGCGATGGGCGTTATGCGCTGGTGGCGGTGGAACAGGAGCTTACACCGGGTGCGGGGGAATGGGCGCAGATTCAGGCGGCGGGGGGAAGTTTGCAAGCGTTAGCGGGAATTGTGCCGTCGGTTCCGCCAATGCCGGAAAGGGTGCAGGTGCGCTTGTTGACGCCGTTGCGCTTGTTGCAGGAAGGGACGCCGATACGCAGCAGCCGGTTTACGTTTCAGTTGTTTATCAATGCGTTGATGCGGCGGATTACCTTATTGCACGCTTATCATGCGGGAGTGGAATTGCCGGGTGATTTTAAGGCGTTGAGCCAGCAAGCGGCGGCGGTGACACTGGAAGATGCGAATTTGCACTGGCATGAATGGGCGCGTTATTCCAATCGCCAGCAGAACCATGTGCAGATGGGCGGGTTGGTGGGTAGCTTTATGCTGGCGCTGGATGGGCTGGAGGATTTCTGGCCTTGGTTATGGTTGGGGCAGTGGGTACACGCGGGGAAAGGTGCGGTGATGGGCATGGGCGGGTATGCGCTCGACTGCTATACTGGGGAAAAGGCGATTTGAGAGGCAGGCATTATGCAGTTTCAGTTTAGTCAGCTTAGCTTTCCGGAAAATGCGGAAGTGGTGATCAATGATGTGTCTTGGGCGGATTTCGAGCGCTTCATGGATGAATTGGGGGATAGGAGCAGTCTGCGCATTCATTACAATCAGCGGAGTATTCATTTGATGGCACCATCGGTTGGGCATGAAATGCCAAAAACGTATATCGGCGACTTTATCAAATATTTGTTGGAACACGCCGAGGTGGATTTTAGCCCGCTGGGTTCGTTTACCATGCGTAAGCAAAGTGTGCAAAAAGCGGTTGAACCGGATGAGTGCTTTTATATTGAACATGCGGCGGCGGTGCGTGGCAAACGGCAGATTAGTCTGGATAGTGATCCGCCACCGGATTTGGCAGTGGAAATCGACATTTATTCGCCGACAGATCGGGCGTTGTATGCGGCGCTGGGTGTGCCGGAGTTGTGGATATACGATGGCAAGCAATTGGTGATTTGGGTGTTGCAGGCGGGTGAATATCAGGCCGTTGAATTTAGCCCGCATTTTCCGGGGTTGGCATTGCGGGAAAAAATCCCGGCGTTGCTGGACTTGGCGGAACGTGAGGGGCGCATGGTGGCGATGAAGGCGTTTCGCGCTTGGGTGGGCGAAAATCCCTATTCAAACGCTGCTGAGGTGGTGTAAGATTAATCTATTCACACAGACAGAGGGCTGTGTTGCTTGTTTAAAAATCTAACTTGGTCAGTTTTTTCTCAAGACAACTTTTTATACAGTGCATTTCCTGCTAAGGGTCTCTGTAACCCACTGATTCAAAAGGCTGATTCGACACGAGCCTTCTGAAGACCGCCCTGATTTAAAAGGGATTAAGACTCATAGGTTTCGCTCAAATGCGCAATGGGATCTTCTGAAGACCGCCCTGATTTAAAAGGGATTAAGACGGCATTACTTCACCTTAATCATTATTACTCCTTTTCTGAAGACCGCCCTGATTTAAAAGGGATTAAGACGCTTCAAATCCGTCAACTTGCTGCTGACGCAGTTCTGAAGACCGCCCTGATTTAAAAGGGATTAAGACTGACTTGAGCGTCTGTTTTTCACTTCCACTGACTTCTGAAGACCGCCCTGATTTAAAAGGGATTAAGAGGGCGTATGCAATACGCCCCTACGAAAGAATCCACTGTAGGGGCGTATTGCATACGCCCTCTTTCAGCCTCTTTTAATCTGAACTAAGATTTTCAGGATTAAAAGATTTCCAAGATGCCCACTTACATCCTACTAATCCTTTAATCCTAAAAATCCCAGTTCAAGACAAAAAACGACCAATTCTAAATGCCGCCCTGATTTAAAAGGGATTAAGACGGATGACTATCATGTATGTCAAGCCCTGTATAAGTTCTGAAGACCGCCCTGATTTAAAAGGGATTAAGAGGGCGTATGCAATACGCCCCCTACAGTGGATTCTTTCGTAGGGGCGTATTGCATACGCCCTCTTTCAGCCTCTTTTAATCTGAACTAAGATTTTCAGGATTAAAAGATTTCCAAGATGCCCACTTACATCCTACTAATCCTTTAATCCTAAAAATCCCAGTTCAAGACAAAAAACGACCAATTCTAAATGCCGCCCTGATTTAAAAGGGATTAAGACTACTGGTCATTGTCTTGTCTCCGTGTGTTGATTGGTTCTGAAGACCGCCCTGATTTAAAAGGGATTAAGACGCCTTTCGATTCATGATGGTAGCTGTAATTTCAGCAAAAGTGTCGGACTAAAGTCCGACCTACGTGTCACGCGCTTAAATTAATCGTTGTGGTCTATACGCCCACCTTCTCCCCTGCTATCATTAATTTAACTTATTAATAAAAACAGCACGGGGCTTCTCATGGCAACACGCATACACGCTACCATCGCCGGTTCGATCTTCGCGGGCATCGGCTTATTCTGGGTACTCGGCACCGCGATTGAAGCATTTGGCATTTACCAAACCCTCGCCAGCATCGTGCTAACCCTCGCGCTCGCGGTGTTCTACCGCATCGGTTACAGCGACGGCAAACACGCCTGCTACATGAACGCCAAACCCGGTGACACCACACCGCCACGTGCCGAACCGCTACGCCGCGAACCCCGAATGTAAACGCCCTCCAACACTGACAAGCTTGTCAACCTGCCCTTCGTCGCGAGTTGCGCCTATACTCTGCGCATCCAGTAACCAAGGGCCATCACCATGCAAGACACCACCATCGAATGCCACCAGTGCGGCACAACCATTGCCATTTCCGACGTGCTACGCGGGCAAATGCGCCAAGAACTCGCCGCCGAACAGCAACAAGCGCTGCGTGCCGCGACCGAACGCGCCGAACAACAAGCGCAACAGCGCCTGCAACACGAGCGCGAACTGCTACAACAACAAGTGAGCGAACAACAGCGCCAAGCCTTGCAAGACATTGCCCTGCTCAAACAACAACTCGACCTGAGCCAGCAGCGCATCGCCACCGCCAACCAAGCCGAGCTGCAATTACGCCAAGAAAAAGCCGAACTCGAAGCCCGCGCCCGCGACATGGAACTCGAAATTCAACGCCGTCTCGACACCGCCCGCCAGCAACTCGAACACAGCCTGCGCAATCAAATCACCGAAGAACAAGACCTCAAACTCAAGCAAAAAGACCAACAAATCAGCAATCTGCTCAAAGATTTGGAAAACGCCAAACGCCGCAGCGAACTCGGCTCCCAAGAGTTACAAGGCGAAGTGCTGGAACAAGACATGCAAACCACCCTGCAACACGCTTTCCCGCATGACACTATCCAACCCGTGCCCAAAGGAATGCGCGGTGCGGACATTATCCAAACCGTGATCAACGCGCAGTTGCAAGAATGCGGCGCGATTATCTGGGAATCGAAAAACACCAAGGCATGGCAAGCAAGCTGGATCGACAAACTTAAAGAAGACCAACGCAGCGCCGGAGCCGCGATTGCAGTATTGGTATCGGTAGTTGTGCCGGAAACGATTCGCGGCTTCGGGCGCATTGATGGCGTGTGGGTCAGCGATTTGAAAAACTGGCAGGCACTCGCCAGCGTCTTGCGCGAACAATTGGTACAAGTCAGTTACGCCCGCGCTGCCAGTGAAGGCTTGGATGCGAAAATGGAATTGCTGTGGCGTTACCTATCCGGTGATGAATTCCGCCAGCGGGTAGAAGCGATTGTAGAAGCCTTCGACACCATGCAAGCGCAAATTCACAAAGAACGCCGCGCCATGGAAAAGCATTGGGCAGAACGTGAAAAGCAGTTACAGAGGGTGATCGGCAGTACCACCGGTATGTACGGGGCGTTGCAAGGCATTATCGGTCACACCATGCCTGTGGTCGCTGCGCTGGAATTTGATGCGGAATAGGCCAAAAAATTACCCGCTACAAGAGCGGGCAATGGAGGAGAAGCGGGTCAGGTCGCAAGAAGGAGTTACACCCTGACCCACTGTCAAACGCGTTAATTAAGCAGCTTTAGCTTTAGCAGCAACTTTTTGAGTCACTTCAACGGCTTTGCCTGCCGCTTCTTTAGTCAGCTCAACCACTTCAGCAGAGGCTTTTTCAACCGCTTCAGTGGTCTTTTCTACCGCTTCAGTTGCTGCTTTCTTGCCAGCTTCTACTGCTTGCTCAGCACCAGCTTGAGTGTATTTTGCAGCTTCTTCCATGATGGCTGTCAGTTCGTCACGAACGGAAGTCAGCATTTCAGTCGCTTCACGCATGTTCGCAACCCATTTTTCGCCACAAGTGCGGGTAACGTCTTGTTGCAGTGCTGTCAGTTCGGTCAGGTCTTTTACTTTGGTTGCTGCTTCTGCGTTCTTAGTGCCCATTTCGACACAAGATTTCATCAGGTCAGCTTGCTTGGTAGCCAGTGTTTCAAAGGTTTTCATGTTCAGTTCGCCGATTTTCTTGGCAGAAGCCATCGCGCTGTCACTGAATTGTTTTACGATGTTCATCATTTCGTTTTGCATGTCTTATCTCCTAGTGCGGGTTTCGGTTGAATCTCTTAATGCATTTCTGCATTTGATGCAGTGCACAATATCGCTTTCCCGAAAGGCTGTCAACGACTTTTTTGCTGCATCGCAACAAAAAACCGAAACTTCATCATTTCGTTACATTTCTCACGTTTCTTTATGGCTAGTCATACATAAGGCATAATGTCGGCCTCCTTTTTGCATGTATTTGTGCATTAACTATTCGGGGATACGACAGACCATGAATCTCACCACAGACAAGCCTTTCGACGTTGCCAAATTGCAGCACAATATCCGCCAGTTCGGCGAATTGCTTGGCGAAATCATCAAGGAACAGGAAGGCGAAGCCGTGTACACCACGGTTGAAAAATTACGCCGTGGCTAT contains:
- a CDS encoding Uma2 family endonuclease, giving the protein MQFQFSQLSFPENAEVVINDVSWADFERFMDELGDRSSLRIHYNQRSIHLMAPSVGHEMPKTYIGDFIKYLLEHAEVDFSPLGSFTMRKQSVQKAVEPDECFYIEHAAAVRGKRQISLDSDPPPDLAVEIDIYSPTDRALYAALGVPELWIYDGKQLVIWVLQAGEYQAVEFSPHFPGLALREKIPALLDLAEREGRMVAMKAFRAWVGENPYSNAAEVV
- a CDS encoding DUF2130 domain-containing protein, with the translated sequence MQDTTIECHQCGTTIAISDVLRGQMRQELAAEQQQALRAATERAEQQAQQRLQHERELLQQQVSEQQRQALQDIALLKQQLDLSQQRIATANQAELQLRQEKAELEARARDMELEIQRRLDTARQQLEHSLRNQITEEQDLKLKQKDQQISNLLKDLENAKRRSELGSQELQGEVLEQDMQTTLQHAFPHDTIQPVPKGMRGADIIQTVINAQLQECGAIIWESKNTKAWQASWIDKLKEDQRSAGAAIAVLVSVVVPETIRGFGRIDGVWVSDLKNWQALASVLREQLVQVSYARAASEGLDAKMELLWRYLSGDEFRQRVEAIVEAFDTMQAQIHKERRAMEKHWAEREKQLQRVIGSTTGMYGALQGIIGHTMPVVAALEFDAE
- the phbB gene encoding acetoacetyl-CoA reductase; this translates as MSKVALVTGGTGGIGNAICKQFAADGYKVVTTYFEPEEQAKAWQAKQDYDVAIYPCDVSSYDDCAKLKESVIADFGQVDIIVNCAGITRDATFKKITPAHWAAVMKTNLDSVFNVTHQFVNEMAERGFGRVINISSINGQKGQFGQTNYSAAKAGVHGFTMALAQEVARKGVTINTLSPGYIATEMVMAIAEDVRNKIIAQIPVGRLGTPEEMAAIVSFLASDNAGFITGANISANGGQFIH
- the cas6 gene encoding CRISPR system precrRNA processing endoribonuclease RAMP protein Cas6; translated protein: MRHFSLPIARYRLTLRALTPIQFPAYAGSTWRGAFGHALRRTVCITREPDCRQCLLWRSCVYSQVFETPAGHEPLLEKINAAPHPYIMQPLATSGRQYAPGEVLSLELSLLGAAIGHLPYLIHAMQQVGERGIGKGDGRYALVAVEQELTPGAGEWAQIQAAGGSLQALAGIVPSVPPMPERVQVRLLTPLRLLQEGTPIRSSRFTFQLFINALMRRITLLHAYHAGVELPGDFKALSQQAAAVTLEDANLHWHEWARYSNRQQNHVQMGGLVGSFMLALDGLEDFWPWLWLGQWVHAGKGAVMGMGGYALDCYTGEKAI
- a CDS encoding phasin family protein, producing the protein MQNEMMNIVKQFSDSAMASAKKIGELNMKTFETLATKQADLMKSCVEMGTKNAEAATKVKDLTELTALQQDVTRTCGEKWVANMREATEMLTSVRDELTAIMEEAAKYTQAGAEQAVEAGKKAATEAVEKTTEAVEKASAEVVELTKEAAGKAVEVTQKVAAKAKAA
- the phaR gene encoding polyhydroxyalkanoate synthesis repressor PhaR; translated protein: MFHHSSTDEDPMAEERIIKKYPNRRLYDTNQSCYITLSDVRDLVLAETPFKVIDRQSGDDITRSILLQIIMEQESGGQPLFSTDILAQFIRNYSDATRKGFMEYMEQSVGLFTSQQTAMQEQMHKVLAGTPLDAWMKISEQNMETWKKMQESIMGNLQPKK
- a CDS encoding acetyl-CoA C-acetyltransferase produces the protein MREDIVIVAAGRTALGTFGGSLAAIPASELGATVIKGLLERSGLKPEQINEVILGQVLTAGVGQNPARQTVLSAGLPVEVPAMTINKVCGSGLKAVHLAYQAVACGDADIVIAGGQETMSASAHVLPNSRNGQKMGDWKMVDTMIKDGLWCAFNDCHMGITAENIAAQYGFSREAQDEFAAGSQQKTEAAQNAGVFDNEIIPVVIPQRKGDPLVFAKDEFPRAGTTAASLGKLRPAFKKDGSVTAGNASGINDGAAAVIVMTASKAAELGLTPMARIVSFSSAGVDPAIMGTGPIPATTKCLEKAGWSVADLDLIEANEAFAAQAMSVNESLGFDLSKVNISGGAIALGHPIGASGARVLVTLLHGMKRTGAKKGLATLCIGGGQGVAMAVEAV